The proteins below are encoded in one region of Aequorivita iocasae:
- a CDS encoding DUF262 domain-containing protein produces MQKLNKNLQKPTAAIFNIKKLLQCNFKIAAYQRPYKWSVKNVNDLIDDMITFQEKNAYRIGTIIIYRGKKKKIKEIVDGQQRYLTLLLIYKALKENEPSNTLLNFDVPSLNNLEFDNAISIANLKANYAHIQSRVTDFDEGLIRFFLEKCEFVQVTITDLGEAFQFFDSQNSRGKALYPHNLLKAFHLREMNHLEEPEKIKIIAHWDKTDPQFLKDAFANYFFKIRNWSTGKSASYFSKDEISVFKGVNLLDNQLYPYARSIAINAKYVGLKQQILYDFNDSQEHFPHQLDAFTVNGEWFFDFVKHKSKMVEAIKDFTNDYYNFDDHNSKAFEVINKLNTYTKSYRTGDKYCRNLFEVTLLYYIDKFGEKQLEKVIPLIFFWAYRPRIKLTAVRLESVDNHARHPNSLIRLIKESLTTSQVLIYRLKPITKIGGNSDELARLYTEYKLIQT; encoded by the coding sequence TTGCAGAAGTTAAATAAAAACCTTCAAAAACCTACAGCAGCAATTTTCAATATTAAAAAATTGCTTCAATGTAATTTTAAAATTGCAGCCTATCAACGACCTTATAAATGGTCTGTTAAAAATGTAAATGATCTCATTGACGATATGATAACTTTTCAAGAGAAAAACGCATATCGTATAGGTACTATTATTATTTACAGAGGTAAAAAAAAGAAGATTAAAGAAATTGTAGACGGTCAACAACGCTATTTAACTTTATTGCTTATATACAAAGCTTTAAAAGAAAATGAACCGTCTAATACCTTACTAAATTTCGATGTACCTTCTTTAAATAATTTAGAATTTGACAATGCGATCAGTATTGCTAATCTAAAAGCAAATTATGCTCATATACAATCTAGAGTTACTGATTTTGATGAAGGTTTAATTCGTTTCTTTTTAGAAAAATGTGAGTTTGTTCAAGTTACTATAACCGATTTAGGAGAGGCCTTTCAGTTTTTTGATTCCCAAAACTCTAGAGGTAAAGCTTTATATCCTCATAATTTACTGAAAGCTTTTCACCTTCGTGAGATGAACCACCTAGAGGAGCCTGAGAAAATCAAAATTATTGCGCATTGGGACAAAACAGATCCTCAATTCCTTAAAGATGCTTTTGCCAATTATTTTTTTAAAATCAGGAATTGGTCAACAGGTAAAAGTGCGTCCTATTTTTCTAAAGATGAAATATCCGTTTTTAAGGGGGTAAATCTTTTAGACAATCAATTATACCCATATGCCCGGTCTATTGCCATAAATGCAAAGTATGTAGGCTTAAAACAGCAGATTCTCTATGACTTTAATGATAGCCAAGAGCACTTCCCCCACCAGCTTGATGCATTCACTGTAAATGGCGAGTGGTTTTTTGATTTTGTAAAACACAAATCTAAAATGGTTGAAGCAATTAAAGACTTTACAAATGACTATTACAACTTTGATGATCATAATTCTAAAGCTTTTGAGGTCATTAATAAATTAAATACTTATACTAAATCGTATAGAACAGGAGATAAGTATTGCCGTAATCTATTTGAAGTAACCCTGCTCTATTACATCGATAAATTTGGAGAAAAGCAACTGGAAAAAGTGATTCCATTAATTTTCTTTTGGGCTTACAGACCTCGTATAAAACTTACAGCCGTAAGACTTGAATCTGTTGACAACCATGCGAGACATCCTAATAGCCTCATTCGCCTCATTAAAGAAAGCTTAACCACATCTCAAGTACTCATCTATAGACTCAAACCAATTACTAAAATAGGCGGTAATTCTGATGAGCTAGCTAGACTATATACTGAATACAAACTTATCCAAACCTAA
- a CDS encoding GmrSD restriction endonuclease domain-containing protein: protein MSKNPPLLSISDIFKNANYSIPIYQREYAWTITEVTQLLSDLCSQAKANQNDNYYLGTLVINKGIRDIEEVIDGQQRLTTLYILLAYLSHNKESSYNLNFDFDTLLFDSRPHSISALQAVYHKKLDDVNEPAIKATYKIIRDNLSQYFEEFSITEEEFTDYLLNKTLLLKVTVPPDTDLNHHFEIMNVRGEQLEKHEVLKSRLMGFLKDYPEDRELFNTVWEAASDMNRYIQLFFTRITGDDTKNSRKKIFGNDGNTIPECYEELLTAFISTQEVYEKENKSSKSSLNKILESKEIIHLEKSENKEYQEQLTAVINFPNFLLHVLKIQENNKDVALDDKQLLKQFEQVYNYKSDQSKFAKDFCYSLLKMKFLFDKYVIRNLDLGQDTKWILWKQVHQFQKGKSHYFKDTFEWAEREDENNNDNNRIIMLQSMFHVSFPTRIYKHWFNATLYHLFNNSKRGVIEAEELIAYLEKLNDAFFFDRNQSSDDDLAYEEIIFNNKALAKNNTVSDDIWSLGTQTKNFIFNRLDYLIWYYSTIETETHKNLISIDKAKNFQFGFRSSVEHFFPQHPRNGDEPPFDNIDCFGNLCLISQQKNSRFSNDLPKAKKANYHRPDDKPESLKMELMWENADNWNAENLEKHEKLMIEILNSTYEG, encoded by the coding sequence ATGTCCAAAAATCCACCACTATTAAGTATTTCTGATATTTTTAAAAATGCAAATTATAGCATACCTATTTATCAACGTGAATATGCCTGGACAATCACGGAAGTTACACAGTTGCTGTCTGATCTATGTAGTCAAGCAAAAGCCAATCAAAACGACAACTACTATTTAGGCACTTTAGTTATTAATAAAGGAATTCGTGATATAGAAGAAGTTATAGATGGACAGCAACGATTAACCACCCTATATATACTACTAGCTTACCTGTCTCACAATAAAGAATCATCTTATAATCTTAATTTTGATTTTGACACGCTGTTATTTGATTCCAGACCCCATTCAATTAGCGCTTTACAAGCCGTCTATCATAAAAAACTTGATGATGTAAATGAACCAGCAATAAAAGCAACTTATAAAATTATTAGAGATAACCTAAGTCAATATTTTGAAGAGTTTAGTATTACAGAGGAAGAATTTACAGACTACCTTTTAAATAAAACGCTTCTTCTCAAAGTTACAGTACCACCGGATACAGATCTTAACCATCATTTTGAGATTATGAATGTCCGTGGTGAGCAACTTGAAAAGCACGAGGTTCTCAAATCAAGACTTATGGGGTTTTTAAAAGATTACCCAGAGGATCGGGAACTATTTAATACTGTATGGGAAGCTGCAAGTGATATGAACCGATATATACAGTTGTTCTTTACAAGGATTACAGGAGATGATACTAAAAACTCCCGAAAGAAAATCTTTGGAAATGATGGAAATACAATACCAGAATGCTATGAAGAATTACTTACAGCCTTTATAAGTACTCAAGAGGTATATGAAAAAGAAAATAAGTCATCTAAATCAAGTTTGAATAAAATTCTAGAGTCAAAAGAAATAATTCACTTGGAAAAATCTGAAAATAAAGAATATCAGGAACAACTTACAGCTGTTATTAACTTTCCTAATTTTTTACTTCACGTTTTAAAAATTCAAGAAAACAACAAGGATGTAGCCTTAGATGACAAACAATTACTCAAACAATTTGAGCAAGTTTATAATTATAAGAGTGATCAATCTAAGTTTGCTAAAGATTTTTGCTATAGTCTACTCAAAATGAAATTTTTATTTGATAAATACGTTATTCGAAATTTAGATTTAGGACAGGACACCAAATGGATATTATGGAAGCAAGTTCATCAGTTTCAAAAAGGAAAATCACATTACTTTAAAGATACATTTGAGTGGGCTGAGAGGGAAGATGAAAACAATAATGATAATAATCGTATCATAATGTTACAATCTATGTTTCACGTATCTTTTCCTACAAGAATCTATAAGCATTGGTTTAACGCTACCTTATATCACTTGTTTAATAATTCTAAAAGGGGAGTAATTGAGGCAGAAGAGCTGATAGCTTATTTGGAAAAATTGAATGATGCTTTTTTCTTTGATCGAAATCAATCATCTGATGATGATTTAGCATATGAAGAAATTATTTTCAACAATAAGGCTTTAGCAAAAAATAATACTGTAAGCGATGATATTTGGAGTTTAGGCACGCAAACTAAAAATTTCATATTCAATAGGCTTGACTATTTAATTTGGTATTATTCCACAATAGAGACAGAAACTCATAAAAATCTAATTTCAATTGATAAAGCTAAAAATTTTCAATTTGGTTTTAGAAGTTCAGTAGAGCATTTTTTTCCTCAACACCCTAGAAATGGAGATGAACCTCCTTTTGACAATATAGATTGCTTTGGAAATCTTTGTCTTATTAGCCAGCAAAAAAACTCACGTTTTAGTAATGACTTACCAAAAGCAAAAAAAGCAAACTATCACAGACCAGATGACAAGCCCGAAAGCTTAAAAATGGAATTAATGTGGGAAAATGCCGATAATTGGAATGCGGAGAATCTTGAAAAACATGAGAAATTAATGATTGAAATCTTAAACTCAACTTATGAAGGATAG
- a CDS encoding DUF4007 family protein, whose amino-acid sequence MENTEIIKYTFSGHDSFQCRQLWLKKGYDYVQEGKNFNDEDAVVELGVGKNMVSSIRFWLKAFNIIDNKDIPTEFGKRLFDDETGYDPFLEDEASLWLLHYQLVKNGFASIYSIIFNEFRKEKLFFNKETFVNYMKRIGESNPDLNFNENTVAKDFIVFSNLYKSDPESKDVEDSFSGILSEIELLKTSGKGKDEQFFIENSERDDLPESIVLYAILDNPNYTNSISLNSLEFDWNSPGSIFALNRSGLMNKIADIIDDSKEVTFTDQAGIKELQFKKKEDAYKILDRYYAK is encoded by the coding sequence TTGGAAAATACTGAAATAATTAAATATACATTCTCTGGACATGACTCTTTTCAATGCCGACAACTTTGGTTAAAAAAGGGTTATGACTATGTGCAAGAAGGGAAGAATTTTAACGATGAAGATGCGGTTGTTGAACTTGGAGTTGGGAAAAATATGGTTTCATCAATTCGTTTTTGGTTGAAGGCTTTCAACATTATCGACAACAAGGACATACCAACTGAATTTGGAAAGCGATTATTTGATGACGAAACTGGCTATGATCCTTTTTTGGAAGATGAAGCAAGTCTTTGGCTTTTGCATTATCAGTTAGTGAAAAATGGTTTTGCTTCTATATACTCTATCATTTTTAATGAATTCAGAAAAGAGAAACTCTTCTTTAACAAAGAAACCTTTGTAAACTACATGAAGAGAATTGGAGAGAGCAATCCTGATTTGAATTTCAATGAAAACACGGTTGCTAAAGATTTTATTGTTTTTTCAAACCTTTATAAAAGTGATCCTGAAAGTAAGGATGTTGAGGATAGTTTTTCCGGCATTCTTTCTGAAATAGAACTTTTAAAGACCAGTGGAAAAGGCAAAGATGAGCAATTTTTCATTGAGAATTCAGAAAGAGACGATCTTCCTGAGTCAATCGTTTTGTATGCTATCTTGGACAATCCAAACTACACAAATTCAATTAGTTTAAATTCCCTTGAGTTTGATTGGAATAGTCCAGGTTCAATTTTCGCTTTAAATCGTTCGGGATTGATGAATAAAATCGCTGATATTATTGATGATTCCAAAGAAGTAACTTTTACTGATCAGGCTGGGATTAAAGAATTACAGTTCAAGAAAAAAGAAGACGCTTACAAAATTTTAGATAGATACTATGCCAAATAA
- a CDS encoding phosphoadenosine phosphosulfate reductase family protein: MSKVRHVLGISGGKDSAALAIYVKTKYPSINLEFYTCDTGKELDETYQLIKNLEIYLGIKIELLQGAQNSSEDPFDHFLKMYGGFLPSSQARWCTKKLKLEPFENYVGTDPVISYVGIRGDEEREGYISTKKNIQSIFPFRKNIWSQDVVQKMLSNQNIEQLIEMSSSIDFGKNQEKALLTITRKLDTSFTIDQKLNVLLDANVKAFNHLVFDYLKTTDYPLATEATFPLLENDEVLLRDDIFKILKESGVGVPAYYNKIDFEINGKKGEYARSRSGCFFCFFQQKIEWVWLYEQHKDLYLKAMEYEKDGYTWAQGESLEDIIKPERIEQIKEEYIKRMERKSKVKSPYLVDILDDAEGEGCAACFI; the protein is encoded by the coding sequence ATGAGCAAAGTAAGACACGTATTAGGCATATCAGGAGGAAAAGACAGTGCAGCTTTGGCTATTTATGTCAAAACTAAATATCCTTCTATTAATTTAGAATTCTATACCTGCGACACAGGTAAGGAATTAGACGAAACCTATCAATTGATAAAAAATCTGGAGATTTATCTTGGAATCAAGATTGAACTTTTGCAAGGTGCACAAAATAGTTCAGAAGACCCCTTTGACCATTTTTTGAAAATGTATGGAGGTTTTCTGCCCTCCTCGCAAGCTCGTTGGTGCACCAAAAAGTTAAAGTTAGAACCTTTTGAAAACTATGTAGGAACAGATCCAGTGATTTCTTATGTTGGAATCAGAGGTGATGAAGAAAGAGAAGGATATATTTCTACCAAAAAAAATATTCAATCAATATTTCCATTTCGTAAGAATATTTGGAGTCAAGATGTTGTTCAAAAAATGCTTTCGAACCAAAATATAGAGCAATTAATAGAAATGTCTTCAAGCATAGACTTTGGTAAAAATCAGGAAAAAGCATTACTAACGATTACTCGAAAGTTGGATACAAGTTTCACCATTGACCAAAAGCTAAATGTTTTATTAGATGCAAATGTGAAAGCGTTTAATCATTTAGTTTTTGATTACTTGAAAACAACCGATTACCCTTTAGCAACTGAAGCTACTTTTCCGCTTTTGGAAAATGACGAAGTATTGTTGAGAGATGACATTTTTAAAATATTGAAAGAAAGTGGCGTAGGTGTACCCGCATATTACAACAAAATAGATTTTGAAATTAATGGAAAAAAAGGAGAATATGCTAGAAGTCGCTCTGGCTGTTTCTTCTGCTTTTTCCAACAGAAAATTGAATGGGTGTGGCTGTATGAACAACATAAAGATTTGTACTTAAAAGCAATGGAATATGAGAAAGATGGTTATACGTGGGCACAAGGCGAAAGTTTAGAGGATATAATTAAACCTGAAAGAATCGAACAAATCAAGGAAGAGTACATTAAAAGAATGGAACGAAAATCAAAAGTTAAATCACCTTATCTGGTGGACATCTTGGATGATGCTGAGGGAGAAGGATGTGCTGCTTGTTTTATTTAA
- a CDS encoding DGQHR domain-containing protein — MKIPALRSKIGDWDYYVTTLTFEQVRQYVSKIDDQLHKSDSLKDLIQRSITNNFLSIKDYIINQPSVFFNSLVLAVYDDYPNWQEIEFKYDGIETYKMGLLDFSSNHKIFPVDGQHRVEGIKAALRENPEFKNHQIAAIFIGHKNDIEGKQRTRRLFTTLNRYAKPVKLDDIIALDEDDSVAIVTRHMLEEYDLFTDKRVIYSKQKAIPTNNKDALTSIITLYQANVELFSVYYEKKFEKKPTKNRVSEYLKFRPSEEEIEEFKIFCIQYWDSFKSKLSFITEYLTLDVNAAVPYRNNETGGNLLFRPIGLLPFLKASLTIHKREEKTFNEIFERFNNINYAIDTPPWQYVVWNPIENKMIMNASSLTYLLLIYLYDSKILQGNELQKLKEGYASKISYEQNLDDVLNEI, encoded by the coding sequence ATGAAAATACCTGCATTAAGATCTAAAATAGGAGATTGGGATTATTACGTAACTACTTTAACATTTGAACAAGTGAGACAGTATGTCTCAAAAATTGATGACCAGTTACATAAGTCAGATTCACTTAAAGATTTGATTCAAAGAAGCATTACAAATAACTTTTTAAGTATAAAAGATTACATTATTAATCAACCTTCTGTTTTTTTTAATTCACTTGTCCTTGCTGTTTATGACGATTATCCTAATTGGCAAGAAATTGAGTTTAAATATGATGGTATTGAAACTTATAAAATGGGCTTGCTTGATTTTTCAAGTAATCATAAAATATTTCCCGTTGATGGTCAGCATCGTGTTGAAGGAATAAAGGCAGCATTAAGAGAAAATCCCGAATTTAAAAATCATCAAATAGCTGCAATATTTATTGGTCATAAAAATGATATTGAAGGCAAACAACGAACAAGAAGGTTGTTTACAACTTTAAACCGATACGCAAAACCGGTTAAATTAGATGACATTATTGCGTTAGATGAAGATGACTCTGTTGCAATAGTAACAAGGCATATGCTAGAAGAATATGATTTATTTACAGATAAAAGAGTAATTTATTCTAAACAAAAGGCAATACCCACCAATAATAAGGATGCATTAACTTCAATAATAACTCTATATCAAGCTAATGTTGAATTATTTAGTGTTTACTATGAAAAAAAGTTTGAAAAAAAACCTACGAAGAATCGAGTCTCTGAGTATTTAAAATTCAGGCCATCAGAAGAAGAAATTGAAGAATTTAAAATCTTTTGTATTCAATATTGGGACTCATTTAAAAGTAAACTTTCTTTTATAACCGAATATCTAACCCTAGATGTTAATGCTGCCGTGCCCTACCGAAATAATGAAACCGGAGGAAATCTTCTTTTTAGACCAATTGGGTTACTTCCATTTTTAAAAGCAAGTTTAACAATCCACAAGAGAGAGGAAAAGACTTTCAATGAAATTTTTGAAAGGTTTAATAATATCAATTATGCTATAGATACTCCGCCTTGGCAGTATGTTGTATGGAACCCTATTGAAAATAAAATGATTATGAATGCATCTTCTTTAACATATTTGTTATTGATATACCTATATGATAGTAAGATACTTCAAGGAAATGAATTACAAAAATTGAAAGAAGGTTACGCTTCAAAAATTTCCTACGAGCAGAATCTAGATGATGTTTTAAATGAGATCTAA
- a CDS encoding cysteine desulfurase family protein, translated as MEELNKISYLDYNATTPIDPRVFKAMLPFLKDNFANPSSTHHFGQSINGKVKQAREQIADFINAESNELIFTSGATEAINIAIKGIAESYSNKGKHIITLSTEHKAVLDTCKDLERKGFEVTYLPVQPNGLIDLVELKQVIRPDTILVSVMYINNETGVIQPIKEIATLTHQNGALFITDATQAVGKIEIDVDALGIDLLCFSGHKMYAPKGIGALYVRNKTKLTPQTHGGGHEQGLRSGTLNVPGIIALAKACEIASEEMALNQRKISALRDKLETEFLELPNTSLIGDLENRIFNTTNICFKGQDANVLIGRMKNIAVSNGSACSSAVIEPSHVLKAMGLNDDDAFASLRFSLGKYNTIEDIETVVNKIKELTQPNFKYA; from the coding sequence TTGGAAGAATTGAACAAAATATCATACCTCGACTACAACGCCACCACCCCAATCGACCCAAGGGTATTTAAAGCAATGTTACCGTTTTTAAAGGACAATTTTGCCAATCCAAGCAGCACCCACCATTTTGGACAGAGTATCAATGGAAAAGTAAAACAGGCTCGTGAACAAATCGCAGATTTTATTAATGCTGAATCTAATGAATTAATTTTTACTAGCGGAGCAACAGAAGCTATTAATATTGCCATTAAAGGAATTGCGGAAAGCTATTCAAATAAAGGAAAACACATCATCACTCTATCAACTGAACACAAAGCGGTTTTAGACACTTGCAAAGATTTAGAACGAAAAGGTTTTGAGGTTACTTATTTGCCTGTTCAACCTAATGGATTGATTGATTTAGTAGAATTGAAACAAGTCATACGACCTGACACTATTTTGGTTTCCGTAATGTATATCAATAACGAAACCGGAGTCATTCAACCAATAAAAGAAATTGCAACATTGACCCACCAAAATGGAGCTTTGTTTATTACAGATGCCACACAAGCAGTTGGCAAAATTGAAATTGATGTAGATGCTTTAGGCATTGACTTACTTTGTTTTAGCGGTCATAAAATGTATGCTCCAAAAGGGATTGGAGCCTTGTATGTAAGAAATAAAACAAAACTCACCCCTCAAACGCACGGAGGTGGTCACGAACAAGGCTTGAGAAGTGGTACACTCAATGTTCCTGGAATTATTGCCTTGGCAAAAGCTTGTGAAATAGCCAGTGAAGAAATGGCTTTGAATCAAAGAAAAATTTCTGCATTGAGAGACAAACTCGAAACTGAATTTTTAGAACTGCCAAATACTTCACTTATTGGTGATTTAGAAAACAGAATTTTCAACACGACCAATATTTGCTTCAAAGGACAAGATGCCAATGTTCTGATAGGCAGAATGAAAAATATTGCTGTTTCCAATGGCTCTGCTTGTTCATCGGCTGTTATTGAGCCATCCCACGTTTTGAAAGCTATGGGATTAAATGATGATGATGCTTTTGCCTCTCTCCGTTTTTCATTAGGAAAATACAACACAATTGAAGACATTGAAACTGTAGTCAACAAAATAAAAGAACTCACTCAACCAAATTTTAAATATGCTTAA
- a CDS encoding DEAD/DEAH box helicase family protein, producing MLKDCDWSLDRDYKTGSENEPLQFYLDGLANSKEFNLLLGYFSSSAINLLSVGFATFISKGGKMKMVINHLLSSKDKEAIEKAAQESINKVFDLTDVVSLGRVLDEYDTHFFECLAYLIAEKRIEIKVIKPKNGKGIAHYKSGVFSDGQDAVGYQASCNFTYYGLSENIEQLEAFLSWENGRSNKLIKKQLKLIDDYFAEKDEDVEYVSVSEIEVVLKDRFGKKDINELLVQEEQLLKKKQSLMLSNPKLKKTISKLFNEIEIIRRTPRFPYSEGAREYQINAYNSWVANNYKGMFAMATGTGKTITSLNCLLYEYKKTGIYRAIITVPTTALVEQWKKECAKFNFRNIITVSSKENWDKNLAFFNTASKLIDTSYIVIVTYASLARPKFQSYFTQLPKDTILIADETHNLGSQGILRLLPNIHLEKRIGLSATPHRKFDELGNQAIQDFFNDEPPYIVSYSMEEALNIGWLCKYTYHPHIVKLTDQEMEKYKELSLQLLKMGLFDKETGSFRSTPEIEKKLLERKRIIHKASNKLNAFKAILRSEFDKRKNLKYTLIYVPEGIEANFDEADYSVETEVENRLINEYTKAVSHTDDSVMVKQFTANSTNREEILKNFEESKIHVLTSMKCLDEGVDVPRSELAIFCASTGNPRQFIQRRGRVLRLHKDKIHATIHDLVVVPEVSDESTFEMEKGLVKKELERVVDFANLAMNKTATYETLKNILDYYNLNLNDL from the coding sequence ATGCTTAAAGATTGTGATTGGTCATTGGATAGAGATTACAAAACTGGTTCAGAAAATGAGCCTTTGCAATTCTATTTGGATGGATTAGCCAATAGCAAAGAATTTAATTTGTTGTTGGGTTATTTCAGTTCATCAGCTATTAATTTACTTTCTGTTGGCTTTGCCACATTCATCAGCAAGGGTGGAAAAATGAAAATGGTTATCAATCACTTGCTTTCATCAAAAGATAAAGAAGCTATTGAAAAAGCCGCCCAAGAATCGATAAACAAAGTTTTTGATTTAACAGATGTAGTAAGTCTTGGACGAGTTCTTGATGAATATGATACGCATTTTTTTGAATGTTTGGCATATTTAATAGCAGAAAAACGCATTGAAATAAAGGTTATCAAACCCAAGAACGGAAAAGGAATAGCCCATTACAAATCAGGCGTTTTTAGTGATGGTCAAGATGCTGTTGGCTATCAAGCATCTTGCAACTTTACCTATTATGGTCTTTCTGAAAACATAGAACAACTAGAAGCTTTTTTGAGTTGGGAAAATGGCAGGTCAAACAAACTGATTAAAAAGCAACTTAAACTCATTGATGACTATTTCGCTGAAAAAGATGAAGATGTTGAATATGTCTCTGTTAGTGAAATTGAAGTCGTTCTAAAAGACAGATTTGGCAAGAAAGACATCAACGAATTGCTTGTTCAAGAAGAACAATTACTAAAAAAGAAACAGAGTTTAATGCTTTCTAATCCAAAGCTTAAAAAAACTATCAGTAAGCTTTTTAACGAAATTGAAATAATTAGACGCACACCAAGATTCCCATATTCAGAAGGAGCGAGAGAATATCAGATTAATGCTTACAACAGTTGGGTAGCAAATAATTACAAGGGTATGTTTGCAATGGCAACAGGAACAGGTAAAACGATAACCTCGCTTAACTGCCTACTTTACGAATACAAGAAAACAGGAATTTACAGGGCAATTATAACCGTACCAACAACGGCTCTGGTTGAACAATGGAAAAAAGAATGTGCTAAGTTTAATTTCAGAAATATCATTACTGTCAGTTCAAAAGAAAATTGGGATAAAAACCTAGCATTTTTCAATACTGCCTCAAAACTGATTGATACTTCTTATATCGTCATTGTTACTTATGCTTCTTTGGCAAGACCAAAGTTTCAAAGTTACTTTACACAACTTCCAAAAGACACTATTTTAATTGCAGATGAAACGCACAATTTGGGTTCTCAAGGAATTTTAAGATTGCTGCCAAACATCCATCTTGAAAAACGAATTGGATTATCCGCAACTCCGCACAGAAAATTTGACGAATTAGGAAATCAAGCCATTCAAGACTTTTTCAATGATGAGCCACCTTACATTGTTTCCTATTCAATGGAAGAAGCATTGAATATTGGTTGGTTGTGTAAATACACATATCACCCACACATTGTAAAGCTAACAGACCAAGAGATGGAAAAGTATAAAGAACTTTCCCTTCAATTGTTGAAAATGGGCTTATTTGATAAAGAGACAGGTTCTTTTAGAAGCACTCCAGAAATTGAGAAGAAACTATTAGAAAGAAAACGAATCATTCACAAAGCATCCAATAAATTAAATGCATTCAAAGCTATATTAAGAAGTGAGTTTGACAAAAGAAAGAATCTGAAATACACTTTAATTTATGTTCCGGAGGGCATTGAAGCAAATTTTGATGAAGCTGATTACAGTGTTGAAACCGAAGTCGAAAACAGATTAATTAATGAATATACAAAAGCAGTAAGCCATACAGATGATTCAGTAATGGTGAAACAGTTTACTGCAAATTCTACTAATCGTGAGGAGATTTTAAAAAACTTTGAAGAAAGTAAAATTCACGTATTGACCTCTATGAAATGTTTGGATGAAGGTGTTGATGTACCACGTTCCGAATTGGCGATTTTCTGTGCAAGTACAGGAAATCCACGACAATTTATCCAAAGAAGAGGAAGGGTTTTGCGGTTGCACAAAGATAAAATTCACGCAACCATACACGATTTAGTAGTTGTGCCGGAAGTATCTGATGAAAGCACTTTTGAAATGGAAAAAGGGCTGGTAAAAAAAGAACTCGAACGAGTGGTTGACTTTGCTAATCTGGCAATGAACAAAACCGCCACGTACGAAACGCTGAAAAATATTTTGGACTACTACAATTTAAACCTTAACGATTTATAA